A portion of the Chelmon rostratus isolate fCheRos1 chromosome 15, fCheRos1.pri, whole genome shotgun sequence genome contains these proteins:
- the plpp2a gene encoding phospholipid phosphatase 2, with product MTEHGKKLILIVVDILCVSVAALPSAILTLMFSPYQRGIYCDDKSISYPYRRDTISHGGIAAVTITCSIVIITTGEAYLVHTKRLHSNSQFNQYLSALYKVVGTFLFGGAVSQSLTDLAKFTIGRPRPNFLAVCAPVSCNGYMLQINCTGSPRNVTESRLSFYSGHSSFGMYSMLFLSLYVQARMQGKWTRLVRPTIQFFLVAFSLYVGYTRVSDYKHHWSDVLVGLLQGALIAVLTVRYVSDFFKQRPPRCTRPDTAEVEHLERKPSPQPPDSQHGNHYSYSGPV from the exons CGGCTCTGCCCTCAGCCATCCTGACACTGATGTTCAGCCCGTACCAAAGAGGAATCTACTGCGACGATAAAAGCATCAGCTATCCCTACAGGAGAGACACCATCTCCCACGGAGGCATCGCCGCCGTCACCATCACCTGCTCCATCGTCATC ATCACCACAGGGGAGGCCTACCTCGTTCACACGAAGCGTCTGCACTCCAACTCCCAGTTCAACCAGTACCTGTCAGCCCTTTATAAGGTGGTGGGCACCTTCCTTTTCGGAGGAGCCGTCAGCCAATCGCTGACCGACCTGGCCAAGTTCACTATAGGTCGTCCCCGTCCAAACTTCTTAGCCGTGTGCGCCCCGGTCAGCTGTAACGGATACATGCTGCAGATCAACTGTACCGGCAGCCCTCGCAATGTGACTGAATCCAG GTTGTCGTTCTACTCCGGCCACTCGTCCTTCGGGATGTACAGCATGCTCTTTCTGTCG CTCTACGTCCAGGCCCGGATGCAGGGGAAGTGGACGCGACTGGTGCGACCAACCATCCAGTTCTTCCTGGTGGCCTTTTCTCTGTACGTGGGATACACTCGTGTGTCTGACTACAAACACCACTGGAGTGACGTTCTGGTGGGGCTGCTGCAGGGGGCGCTCATCGCTGTGCTCACT GTCCGATACGTGTCCGACTTCTTCAAGCAGCGCCCCCCTCGCTGCACGCGGCCGGACACGGCAGAGGTGGAACATCTCGAACGCAAACCGAGCCCGCAGCCGCCCGACTCACAGCACGGAAACCACTACAGCTACTCTGGACCCGTATGA
- the LOC121618297 gene encoding TLE family member 5-like encodes MMFPQSRHSASSQSGQPLKFTTSDSCDRIKDEFQFLQAQYHSLKLECDKLASEKSEMQRHYIMYYEMSYGLNIEMHKQAEIVKRLNGICAQVLPYLSQEHQQQVMGAIERAKQVTPPEMNSIIRQQLQVQHLSQLQGLALPVTPLPLGLTPPTLPAVSSSSGLLSLSSILANYSHGQAQAVKEDKAREAAERAPRGEDGDKSD; translated from the exons ATGATGTTTCCTCAATCAAGGCACTCG GCATCCTCTCAGTCCGGTCAACCCCTCAAGTTCACCACCTCTGACTCCTGTGACCGCATCAAGGATGAGTTCCAGTTCCTCCAAGCACAGTACCACAG TTTGAAGTTGGAGTGTGATAAACTGGCCTCTGAAAAGTCAGAGATGCAGCGTCACTATATCATG TACTATGAAATGTCCTACGGGCTGAATATTGAAATGCACAAACAG gcTGAGATAGTGAAGAGACTGAATGGGATCTGTGCTCAGGTGCTGCCTTACCTGTCACAAGAG CATCAACAGCAAGTCATGGGCGCCATAGAGAGAGCCAAGCAAGTCACGCCCCCTGAGATGAACTCCATCATACGG caaCAGCTCCAGGTGCAACACCTGTCCCAGCTCCAGGGCCTGGCCCTGCCTGTGACCCCGCTGCCGCTGGGCCTCACCCCTCCCACCCTGCCCGCCGTCTCCTCCAGCTCCggcctcctctccctgtcctccatCTTGGCTAACTACTCCCACGGCCAGGCCCAGGCGGTGAAGGAGGACAAGGCCCGGGAGGCCGCAGAGAGGGCGCCCCGAGGAGAGGACGGGGACAAGTCAGATTAA